The sequence AGCACGTCGTGGATCATCGAGCCGTAACGGTCCAGCAGGTGGCGCACCCGATAGGGGTGCAGGCCCTGGTGAGCGCCGACGTGTTCAGCCTGATTGACCAGCGCGAAGTAGCCGTCGGCGCCCAACAGCGGAACTTTCTCGGTGATCGAGGGCGCCACCCGCGTCGGGATGTACTCGGCGGCGGCGTCGATCGCGTCGGCGGCCATCACCCGGTAGGTGGTGTACTTGCCGCCGGCGATCGCCACCAGGCCCGGCGCCGGAACGGCCACCGCGTGCTCACGCGACAGCTTGGAGGTGTCGTCGTTCTCGCCCGCCAGCAGCGGTCGCAGCCCGGCGTACACGCCTTCGATGTCGGCGTGCGTCAGCGGCGTGGCCAGCGCGGTGTTGACGTGGGTCAGGAGATAGTCGATGTCGGCCTTGGTGGCCGCGGGGTGGGCCAGGTCCAGATTCCAGTCGGTGTCGGTGGTGCCGATGATCCAGTGGGTGCCCCATGGGATGACGAACAGCACCGACTTCTCGGTACGCAGGATGATCGCCGCTTCCGAAACGATCCGGTCCCGCGGCACCACGATGTGCACGCCCTTGGAAGCCCGGACGTGGAACCGGCCGCGCTGGCGCGACAACGCCTGGATCTCATCGGTCCACACCCCGGTGGCATTGACCACCACATGTCCCCGGACCTCGGTGACTTCGCCGTCCTCGGAATCACGGACCCGCACTCCGGTCACCCGGTCGCCTTCGCGCAGCAGCGCTACGACCTGGCTGGAGGTGCGGATGACCGCCCCGTAGTGCGCCGCGGTGCGCGCGACGGTCAGGGTGTGGCGGGCGTCGTCGACGACGGTGTCGTAGTAGCGGATGCCGCCGATCAACGCGCTGCGCTTCAGCCCCGGACACAGCCGCAGTGCGCCGGCGCGAGTCAGATGCCGTTGCGCGGGAACCGATTTCGCTCCGCCGAGTTGGTCGTAGAGGAAGATGCCGCTGGCCACGTACGGCCGCTCCCACCACCGCCGGGTCAAGGGATACAGAAACGGCAGTGGCTTGACCAGGTGCGGCGCCAGGGTGGTCAGCGACAGCTCGCGTTCGTGCAGCGCCTCGCGCACCAGGCCGAACTCCAGCTGCTCGAGGTAGCGCAGGCCACCGTGGAACATCTTCGAGCTTCGGCTCGACGTCCCGGCGGCGAAGTCACGCGCCTCGACCAGCGCCACCCTCAGGCCGCGGGTGGCCGCGTCGAGCGCGCAGCCGGCGCCCACCACACCACCACCGATCACCACTACGTCGAACTGCTCACTGCCCAGTCGTTCCCAGGCTCGTGCTCGTTGGTCGGGTCCCAGCGTGCTCACGAGTGCCAGGCTACGTGGCTTGGTGCTCCGGCCGAGTGTGACGCTCGCTTCATCCCGGCTGTTTCAGTCCAGGTCGTCGTGCGTCATCAGCCGACGGGCGGCCTCGGTGAGCGAACCCGACAGCGACGGATACACCGCCAGCGTCTGGGCCAGGTCCGCCACCGTGATCCGGTTCTGCACCGCCAGCGCGATCGGCAGGATGAGCTCGGAGGCGATCGGTGCCACCACCACCCCGCCGATCACCGTTCCGGTGGCCGGCCGGCAGAACAGCTTGAGGAAGCCGTACCGCATCCGGCTCATCTTGGCCCGGGCATTGGTCTGCAACGGCAGCATGACGGTGCGGGCGGGCACCGTGCCGTCGTCGATCTGCGACTGCGGCACCCCCACCGCGGCGATCTCGGGCCGGGTGAACACCGCCGCCGCCACCGTGCGCAGCCGGATCGGGGCCACCGCATCACCCAGCGCGTGATACATCGCGATCCGGCCCTGCATGGCCGCCACCGACGCCAGCGGCAACAACCCGGTGCAGTCCCCCGCGGCGTAGATCCCGGGTACCGACGTCCGCGACACCCGGTCCACCTGCAGGTAGTTGCCCGGCCCGAGCTCGATCCCGACCCGCTCCAGGCCCAGACCGGAGGTGTTGGGCACCGACCCGACCGTCATCAGCGCGTGACTGCCCGCCACGGTGCGGCCGTCGGTCATGGTGACCAGCACGCCGTCTCCCGTGCGTGTCACCGAGGCGGCCCGGGCGTTCTTGACCAGGGTGACGCCACGTTCGGCGAACACACTCTCCAGCACCCGGGCCGCGTCGGGGTCCTCGTGCGGCAGCACCCGGTCCCGGCTGGCCACCACCGTCACCTTCACCCCGAGCTCGGTGTAGGCGTTGGCGAACTCCGCACCGGTGACGCCGGAGCCCACCACCACCAGGTGCTCGGGCAGTGTGTGCAGGTCGTAGAGCTGCCGCCAGGTCAGGATTCGCTCGTCGTCGGGCTCGGCGCCGGGCAGCGTGCGCGGGCTGGCGCCGGTGGCGATCAACACGACGTCGGCGTCGAGCACGCGTTGCGCACCGCTGGATTGATGCGGCTCGGTGACCCGGATCCGGTGGTGCGCCAGACCGGGTTCGGGGTCGATCAGCTCCCCCCGGCCCGCGATGACGTCGACGCCGGAGTTGAGCAGTTGCGTGCGGATGTCGGCGGACTGCGCCGCGGCCAGGGACTTCACCCGCTCGTGGATCTTGTCCAGTTCGATCTCGGCGTCGGTGAAATGGATGTCGAAGCCCAGGTGCGGGGCGCGTCGCAGCTCGGTGCGGACCCCGGAGGAGGCGATGAAGGTCTTGGACGGCACGCAGTCCCACAACACGCAGGCGCCGCCGAGGCCGTCGGCGTCGACCACCGTCACCGAGACCGCCTCCGGGCCCTTGGCCGCCGCGACCAGCGCGGCCTCATAGCCCGCCGGGCCGCCGCCGACGATCACGATGCGCGTCGAGGGAGAAGTCACAGCGACTAACCTATCCGGGGCGCGACGTTTAAGCTTTCTGCCGTGCCGCTCTACGCCGCCTACGGGTCGAACATGCATCCCGAGCAGATGCTGCAGCGGGCACCGCACTCCCCGATGACCGGCACCGGCTGGTTACACGGCTGGCGGCTCACGTTCGCCGGCGAGGACATCGGCTGGGAAGGCGCCCTGGCGACCGTGGTCGAGGACCCGGACTCGAGTGTTTTCGTCGTGCTCTACGACGTGACCCCCGAGGACGAGAAGAACATGGACAGCTGGGAGGGCTCGGAGTTCGGCATCCACAAGAAGATCCGCCTCCGGGTGGACCGGGTGGACGGCATCACGTCGGACCCCGCCGACGCTGCCCCCGAACCGGTGCTCGCCTGGCTGTACGTGGTGGACGCCTGGGAGGGCGGGCTGCCGTCGGCGCGGTATCTCGGCGTGGTGGCCGAGGCCGCCCAGATCGCCGGTGCGCCAGACGAATACGTGCGCAACCTGCAGACCCGACCGGCCCGCAACATCGGCCCCGGCAGCTAGTTTTCCTTTGCTGGCTCCCCTTCCCGCGACGGTGCGTGTTTGCCCGCCGACACGCGGCAATATCTGTCCAACCGTGCACCCTCGCGCGCTCCATTTCGCCGTCAGGCTGCAGCACGCGCCAAGTGCGTCTCGATACGTCGGACCGTCTGCCAAGGTCGGCGCCGAACGTCGTCGGCGATGATTGGGATCACCACCCAGCCCATCTCCTCCAACGCCGCGCGCCGCTGCCGCTCGTAGACGAACGCAGCCGGCCCCTCGTGCCAGTCGACGCCGTCGTACTCGACCGCGACCCGCTGCTCGGGCCAGGCGAAATCGAGACGCCAGGTCCGGTTATCGCGGTCCACGACCTGATACTGCAGTACCGGCAGCGGCAGGCCGCCCTCGATCATCATCAGCCGCGACTCGCTCTCCATCGCGGAATCCGCGCGCGGGTCGGCGAGTGGCAGGAGTTCGCGCACGGCCACGATGCCCCGACGGCCCGCCTGCCGGATGGCGGCCCGTTGCAGCTCGCCGCGGGAGCAGGTGCCGCTGCGCAGTGCCGCGTCCAGCGTTGCCAGCGCGCGTGGCCGCCGCAGGCTGCGAGCGACTTCGATCGCGGTCCACGCCGGGGCAGTCGCCGGCCGGCCCGCCACCTCACTCAGCGGTGCACCCTCACGACGGTGCACCACAAGCCCATCGGCCGGGCGCAGTTGTTGGTTCGGCGGGTTGAGTACGTGCAGATCGACCGGTTCCTCGGTGTCGAAACCGTACGCCGCCGCCGCGGTACCCAAACAGATCGCGACACTGGTTCCGGTGGCCAGGTCCAGTCCCCGCAACCGGAGTTCATCGCTCAACTCGCCGTCGCCGTAGATTCCATACCAAATCTTTTGCAATGGGCCATGTTTCAGCTCCGCCGCCAAGCCGCGTCGGGTGATGACAGCGAGCGCCTGACCGGATGTCACCACCCCGCCCTGTCGGTCGAGCAGTTGACGCAATCGAGGGTCCATGCCGCGATCGTCGGCGCGCGGCCACTGCGGCGATTACCTCGACGAGATCGTCCCGCATGAACTGTGGATAGCCTCCGTACTGTGCACACCCGTGAGCGCCACGAGGGTGCGCAGTTGTACAGAAATCACGGAGTGTCGGCGGGCAAACACGCACCCTCGCGAGAAAGGCGCGAGAAAGGTGCTACAGCAGACCGGCCTGGTCGACGACGCCGGCCATCACCCGCACGCCGACCGCCAGCGCCCGTTCGTCGAGATCGAATGTCGGCTGATGCAGGTCCAGTTGCGGCCCGGTGCCCGGCCACACCCCGAGCCGGCCCATGGCACCGGGCACCTGCTCCAGATACCAGGAGAAGTCCTCCCCGCCGCCGGACTGCTGAGTCTCGGCCAGCACCTCGGGCCCGATGGCCTCGATCGCATGGGTCAGCATCCGCGTCGACACCGCTTCGTTGACCACCGGCGGCACGCCGCGGTGGTAGTTCAGCGTGTGCTCGATCTTCAGCGGCTCCAGCAGGGACGCCACCGCCTCCTCGACGATGCTCTCCATCGCCACCCAGGTGTCCCGGCTGGCGGTGCGCACCGTACCGGCCAGGCGCCCCGACTGCGGTATGGCGTTGGCCGCGGCACCGGAATTCACCGCACCCCACACCATCACCGTGCTGTTTCGCGGATCGATGCGCCGGGACAGCACACCGGGCAGCCCGGTGATCAGCGTGCCCAGCCCATAGACCAGGTCGGCGGTCAGGTGCGGTCGCGAGGTGTGTCCGCCGGGACCGGTGACCATGATCTCGATGGTGTCGGCCGCCGAGGTGATGGGCCCCGGGATGGTGGCCACCCGGCCGACCTCCAGCCGCGGGTCGCAGTGCAGCGCGAAGATTCGGCTGACCCCGCTCAGCACGCCCGCGGCGATCGCGTCGATCGCGCCGCCCGGCATCAGTTCTTCCGCGGCCTGGAACACCAGCCGCACCCCGACCGGCAATTCCGGCGCGGATGCCAACGCCAGCGCCGCACCCAACAGGATCGCGGTGTGCGCGTCGTGACCGCAGGCGTGCGTCACCCCCGGCACCAGCGAGGCGTAGGGCGCCCCGGTCTGTTCGGTCATCGGTAAGGCGTCGATATCGGCCCGCAACGCAACGCGAGGCCCGTCCTCTGGGCCGAAGTCGCAGGTCAAGCCGGTTCCGCTGGGCAGCACCTTGGGATTGAGGCCGGCTCCGGCGAGACGCTCGGCGATGAACTGGGTGGTGGCGAACTCCTGCCGGCTCAACTCCGGGTGGCGGTGCAGGTGCCGTCGCCATGCCACCAATTCCTCGGCATGGGCTGCCAGCCACGCCTCGACGGCGTGCGACACGGGAGCTGGAGACATTCAGGCAGTATCCCATCGCGGAGCGCTACTAAACTCAGTGCCTGTGACGGTACCGCTGGCAACACAGGCGGCAGCGGTCGTGGCCCGGCGCACCGGCGTCGAGACGCACGACGTGGCGGTCGTGCTGGGTTCCGGGTGGGCACCCGCGGTGGCAGCCCTCGGCACCCCGACTGCGGCCCTGCCGATGGCCGACCTGCCCGGGTTCAGTGCGCCGACCGCGGCGGGCCACACCGGCGAGCTGGTGTCGATGCAGATCGGCACGCACCGGGTGCTGGTGCTGGTCGGCCGGATCCACGCCTACGAGGGCCATCAGCTCGCCGACGTCGTGCGCCCGGTACGCACGGCCGTCGCGGCCGGCGCGAACACCGTGGTGCTGACCAACGCGGCCGGCGGCCTGCGGACCAGCTACCACGTCGGCCAACCGGTGCTGATCAGCGACCATCTGAACATGACCGGGCGCTCCCCCCTCGAAGGGGCGCGCTTCGTCGACATGGTCGACGCCTACACCCCGTCGCTGCGCGCGCTGGCCCACCAAGTCGACCCCACGCTCGCCGAGGGCGTCTACGCCGGGATGCCCGGCCCGCAGTACGAGACCCCCGCCGAAATCCGGATGCTGCGTACCCTGGGAGCCGACCTGGTGGGCATGTCGACCGTGCACGAGGCCATCGCCGCCCGGGCGGCCGGCGCCCAGGTCCTGGGCCTGTCGCTGGTGACCAACCTGGCAGCCGGGATCACCGGCGAGCCGCTCAGCCACGCCGAGGTGCTGGCCGCCGGGCGGGAATCGGCGGCCCGCATGGGTGCGCTGCTCGCCGACGTGATCGCGCTGCTGCCTGCCCCCTCAGGTCAGTAGCTCACTCCTGAGCTGTGCCGCATGCGGGGCCACATCGCTGCCCAGCTGCCCACCGGCTGCTCGCACAGATAGATCTTCGCGGCGCTCTCCCCGTTGCGCACCCCGGCGGGAAACCTGATCGACGTCAGGTAGGTGACGTGCCGCCAATACTGGGTCAACTTCGCGACCGGGAATCGGCCGACGCACAGCACGGTGTCGGCGCTGCCGGCCGGCGGCCCCCACTGGGCGTAACTGCTGTCGCCGCTGACCACCGGACGGTTGATGCCGGCCGCCGGCCCGAGGACTCGCAGGGCCGAGGCTTCGCCGTAATTGCTGGTGAAGATCGGTACGTCGGCGGGCAGTGGAGCGGCGGCAGTCGCCACTTGATCGACGAACTGCGGCCACCCGTAGGTCTCCATCGGAATGGGGTTGACCTTCCGCAGTGTTGTGGCGTTCGCCGGCGGCAACACCGGCAGGCAGAACACCACCGCGCCGGCGAACAGCGCGACCAGCGCAATCGCCCAGCCGCGCGGCGGCCGGTCGGGGTTCTCGCTTTCGATCCAAACCGCCCCGGCGGCGAACAACGCGACCAGCGCCGGGCCCGCGTAGTAACAGCGACCGCCGGTGACGACGCACAGCACCAACGCGACCACCGGCACCGCCAGCATCCAGCGGTACTCGCGAGCATCATCGGACGCCAGCCACCGTGCCCCGATCACCCACAGCAGCACCAGCAGCGGGCCTGCGTACAAGAGCAGCAGCAGGGGAAGCTGGGTCAGCGATCCCGCCGGGCCGCCCATCCGCACCGACATCGCGTGGGCGAATTCCAGGTTCGGCCAGCTGTGTGCCGCGCTCCAGATCAGGTTCGGGACCGCCAATGAAATCGCGACGGAGCCGGCCAGCCATGGTCCCGGCGAGCGCAGCGCATCACGCCGGAAGATCGCCAGACCGACCCCGATGCCGATGAGCAGCAACGCGACGGTCTGTTTGGCCTCCAGCCCGATGCCGGCCACCACGCCGGCCGGCAGCCAGGCCAACGTCGTTCCGATCCGCAGCGCCCGCGTCACCAGCACCAGCACCGCGATCCAGATCAGCTGGTCGACGACGGTGGTCCCGAAGAACATCGCGGCACCCATGAACAGCGGGCTGGCGGCCACGGCCGCCGCGGTGATCACCTGCGCCACCCGCCGACCGCCCAGTTCTGCGGCCAGCAACGCAGCCAGCACGATGCAGCCCAGGTGTATCGCGATGGCCAACAGCCGAAGCCCCAGCAGGCCGCCCAGGGCAGCCACCCGGGCCAGCAGCGGCACCAGCGGCGGGTGGTCGAAGTATCCCCAGGCCGGGTGCTGGCCGCAGATCACGTAGTAGAACTCGTCGGGGTGCCAGCCGTAGTTCATGGCGAAGGCCCCGTGGACGACGGCGGTCACGGCCATCACGATGCCTACCGGCACGAGCGTTCGGCGACTCACCAACGAGTCGGTGGAACGACGCCCCGGCACGGCTGTCGAGCGAATCACCGGCTCTCCATCGTCAAGCAGTACAGACCCGGGCATGGTAGCAAGTAGTTGACACCTGTCCACTCGACGCTTGCCGCAGTCAACAGGTTCAGTACGGAACACCGGAGCTGTGGCGCATCCGCGGCCACATCGCGGCCCAGCTGCCCCGCGGCTGCTCACACAGGTAGATGTGGGCTCCGTGCAACCCGTTGTGCACACCACCGGGGATCTTGATCGACGCCAGATAGGTCACGTGCTCCCAGTACTGCGTGAGCTTGCGGACCGGGAATCTCCCGACACACAGCACCGTGGCTGCGTCACCGGGCGGCGGGCCCCACAGTGCGTAATTGCTGTCGCCGCTGACCACCGGACGATTGATACCCGCTGACGGCCCGAAGATTCGCAGTGCCGAGGCTTCGCCGTAGTCGCTGGCGAAGATCGGCACATCGTCGGGCAGCGACGCCGCGGCAGCCGCGACTTCGTCGACGAAAGCAGGCCAGCCGTAGGTCTCCAGCGGAATGGGATTGACCTTGCGCAGCGAATCGGCGGCCGTCACGGGCAGCATCGGCAGGCAGAGCATGGCCGCGCCGGCGAACAGACCGACAAGCGCAACTGCCCACCCCGGCGGCAGCCGGTCGGGGTTCGCGGCTTCGATACGCATCGCGCCGGCGGCGAACAGCACCGCGAACACGGGGCCCACGTAGTAGCAGCGCCCACCGCTGATGATGACCAACACCACCACCGCCACCGGTACTGCCAGCGCCCAGCGGTGATCCGCCCCCGCCGGGGAGGCCAGCCAGCCGATACCGATCAACCACAGCACTATCAACAGCGGGCCGGCGTAAAGCAAGACAAGGAGGGGCATCTGGGACAGTGACCCCACCGAGCCGCCCATGCGCACGGACATGGCGTGGGCGAACGTCAGACTCGGCCAGCCATGGGCGGCGTTCCAGATCAGGTTCGGAGCCGCCAAGACCGCCGCCACCGCGCCCGCCGCCCAGGGACCCCAGCCGCGCAGCGCATCACGCCGGAAGATCGCCAAACCGACCCCGATGCCGATCAGCAGCAACACGACGGTCTGTTTGGCCTCCAACCCGATGCCGGCCACCACGCCGGCCGGCAGCCAGGCCAACGTCGTTCCGATCCGCAGCGCCCGCGTCACCAGCACCAGCACCGCGATCCAGACCAGCTGGTCGACCACGGTGGTCCCGAAGAACATCGCGGCACCCATGAACAACGGGCTGGCCGCCACGGCGGCCGCGGTGATCACCTGCGCCACCCGCCGACCGCCGAATTCGGCCGCCAACTGCGCCGCCAGCACGATGCAGCTCAGGTGTATGGCGATGGCCAACAGCCGCAGCCCCCACAAGCCGCCCAGAGCCGCCACCCGGGCCAGCAGCGGCACCAGCGGCGGGTGGTCGAAGTATCCCCACGCCGGATGCTGACCGCAGATCACGTAGTAGAACTCGTCGGTATGCCAGCCGTAGTGCGTGGCGACCGCCAGGTGCACGACGGCCGCGACGGCCACCACGATGCCTACCGGCATCATGTTTCGCCAGCTCACAGGCGAGGCAGCTGAAACTCTCGCCAGCAAGGACGTCGAATCGGTCACCGGCACTCCAGTCATATCGGGCACAAACCGGGGCAGCGTAGCAAGTAGTTGACACGTGTCGACTAGCCGCTTGCCACAATTGACAGGTGACTCCCAAGGAATGGATCGCCCACGATCCCGACCCGGTGACCGCCGCGGAGCTCGCAGCGTGCAGCCCCGATGAGTTGGCCGCCCGGTTCGCGGCGCCGCTGCGGTTCGGCACCGCCGGGCTGCGCGGTCCGGTGCGGGGTGGGCCGGACGCGATGAACCTCGCCGTGGTGCTGCGCGCCAGCTGGGCGGTGGCGCGGGTGCTCGCCGCTCATCACCGAATGGGTTCGACGGTGGTGGTCGGCGGTGACGCGCGTCACGGCTCGGCGCAATTCAGCATCGCGACGGCCGAAGTGCTTGCTGGCGCGGGATTCTCGGTGTTGCTTCTGCCTGAGCCGTGCCCGACGCCGGTGGTGGCGTTCGCGGTGCGCAACACCGGCGCGGCAGCCGGCATCCAAATCACCGCCTCGCACAACCCGGCGACCGACAACGGCTACAAGGTGTACTTCGACGGCGGCGTGCAGATCGTCTCGCCGACCGACACCGAGATCGAGGCAGCAATGGCCGCCGCTCCCCCGGCCGACACGATTGCCCGGCGTCCTGTCACACCGGCCGGAGATGAGCTCATCGCGCGCTACATCGGGCGGGCCGCTGCGGTGCGGCGGCACGGCGGTCGGGTTCGGGTGGCGCTGACACCGCTGCACGGCGTGGGCGGCAAGGTTGCGGTCGAGGTACTGCGCGCCGCCGGATTGGCCGATATCCACACGGTGAAAACCCAATTCGACCCCGATCCCGATTTTCCCACGGTGACCTTTCCCAACCCGGAAGAGCCCGGCGCCACCGACGCTCTGCTGGAGCTGGCCGCCGAGGTCGACGCCGACGTCGCGATCGCCCTCGACCCCGATGCCGACCGATGCGCGGTCGGCATCGTCGGCCCGGACGGTTGGCGGATGCTGACCGGAAACGAAACCGGTTGGCTGTTGGGCGATTACCTGCTGTCGCGGCTA is a genomic window of Mycolicibacter heraklionensis containing:
- the glpD gene encoding glycerol-3-phosphate dehydrogenase, producing MSTLGPDQRARAWERLGSEQFDVVVIGGGVVGAGCALDAATRGLRVALVEARDFAAGTSSRSSKMFHGGLRYLEQLEFGLVREALHERELSLTTLAPHLVKPLPFLYPLTRRWWERPYVASGIFLYDQLGGAKSVPAQRHLTRAGALRLCPGLKRSALIGGIRYYDTVVDDARHTLTVARTAAHYGAVIRTSSQVVALLREGDRVTGVRVRDSEDGEVTEVRGHVVVNATGVWTDEIQALSRQRGRFHVRASKGVHIVVPRDRIVSEAAIILRTEKSVLFVIPWGTHWIIGTTDTDWNLDLAHPAATKADIDYLLTHVNTALATPLTHADIEGVYAGLRPLLAGENDDTSKLSREHAVAVPAPGLVAIAGGKYTTYRVMAADAIDAAAEYIPTRVAPSITEKVPLLGADGYFALVNQAEHVGAHQGLHPYRVRHLLDRYGSMIHDVLAVAEGQPDLLDPIAEAPTYLKVEVAYAAVAEGALHLEDVLARRTRIAMEYAHRGVNCAREVAEVMAAVLGWDDADIDREVAIYIARVEAEILSQEQPDDASADALRVSAPEARAEILEPIPLT
- a CDS encoding NAD(P)H-quinone dehydrogenase, producing the protein MTSPSTRIVIVGGGPAGYEAALVAAAKGPEAVSVTVVDADGLGGACVLWDCVPSKTFIASSGVRTELRRAPHLGFDIHFTDAEIELDKIHERVKSLAAAQSADIRTQLLNSGVDVIAGRGELIDPEPGLAHHRIRVTEPHQSSGAQRVLDADVVLIATGASPRTLPGAEPDDERILTWRQLYDLHTLPEHLVVVGSGVTGAEFANAYTELGVKVTVVASRDRVLPHEDPDAARVLESVFAERGVTLVKNARAASVTRTGDGVLVTMTDGRTVAGSHALMTVGSVPNTSGLGLERVGIELGPGNYLQVDRVSRTSVPGIYAAGDCTGLLPLASVAAMQGRIAMYHALGDAVAPIRLRTVAAAVFTRPEIAAVGVPQSQIDDGTVPARTVMLPLQTNARAKMSRMRYGFLKLFCRPATGTVIGGVVVAPIASELILPIALAVQNRITVADLAQTLAVYPSLSGSLTEAARRLMTHDDLD
- a CDS encoding gamma-glutamylcyclotransferase, coding for MPLYAAYGSNMHPEQMLQRAPHSPMTGTGWLHGWRLTFAGEDIGWEGALATVVEDPDSSVFVVLYDVTPEDEKNMDSWEGSEFGIHKKIRLRVDRVDGITSDPADAAPEPVLAWLYVVDAWEGGLPSARYLGVVAEAAQIAGAPDEYVRNLQTRPARNIGPGS
- a CDS encoding DUF559 domain-containing protein produces the protein MDPRLRQLLDRQGGVVTSGQALAVITRRGLAAELKHGPLQKIWYGIYGDGELSDELRLRGLDLATGTSVAICLGTAAAAYGFDTEEPVDLHVLNPPNQQLRPADGLVVHRREGAPLSEVAGRPATAPAWTAIEVARSLRRPRALATLDAALRSGTCSRGELQRAAIRQAGRRGIVAVRELLPLADPRADSAMESESRLMMIEGGLPLPVLQYQVVDRDNRTWRLDFAWPEQRVAVEYDGVDWHEGPAAFVYERQRRAALEEMGWVVIPIIADDVRRRPWQTVRRIETHLARAAA
- a CDS encoding amidohydrolase, encoding MSPAPVSHAVEAWLAAHAEELVAWRRHLHRHPELSRQEFATTQFIAERLAGAGLNPKVLPSGTGLTCDFGPEDGPRVALRADIDALPMTEQTGAPYASLVPGVTHACGHDAHTAILLGAALALASAPELPVGVRLVFQAAEELMPGGAIDAIAAGVLSGVSRIFALHCDPRLEVGRVATIPGPITSAADTIEIMVTGPGGHTSRPHLTADLVYGLGTLITGLPGVLSRRIDPRNSTVMVWGAVNSGAAANAIPQSGRLAGTVRTASRDTWVAMESIVEEAVASLLEPLKIEHTLNYHRGVPPVVNEAVSTRMLTHAIEAIGPEVLAETQQSGGGEDFSWYLEQVPGAMGRLGVWPGTGPQLDLHQPTFDLDERALAVGVRVMAGVVDQAGLL
- a CDS encoding purine-nucleoside phosphorylase, which produces MPVTVPLATQAAAVVARRTGVETHDVAVVLGSGWAPAVAALGTPTAALPMADLPGFSAPTAAGHTGELVSMQIGTHRVLVLVGRIHAYEGHQLADVVRPVRTAVAAGANTVVLTNAAGGLRTSYHVGQPVLISDHLNMTGRSPLEGARFVDMVDAYTPSLRALAHQVDPTLAEGVYAGMPGPQYETPAEIRMLRTLGADLVGMSTVHEAIAARAAGAQVLGLSLVTNLAAGITGEPLSHAEVLAAGRESAARMGALLADVIALLPAPSGQ
- a CDS encoding glycosyltransferase family 39 protein codes for the protein MAVTAVVHGAFAMNYGWHPDEFYYVICGQHPAWGYFDHPPLVPLLARVAALGGLLGLRLLAIAIHLGCIVLAALLAAELGGRRVAQVITAAAVAASPLFMGAAMFFGTTVVDQLIWIAVLVLVTRALRIGTTLAWLPAGVVAGIGLEAKQTVALLLIGIGVGLAIFRRDALRSPGPWLAGSVAISLAVPNLIWSAAHSWPNLEFAHAMSVRMGGPAGSLTQLPLLLLLYAGPLLVLLWVIGARWLASDDAREYRWMLAVPVVALVLCVVTGGRCYYAGPALVALFAAGAVWIESENPDRPPRGWAIALVALFAGAVVFCLPVLPPANATTLRKVNPIPMETYGWPQFVDQVATAAAPLPADVPIFTSNYGEASALRVLGPAAGINRPVVSGDSSYAQWGPPAGSADTVLCVGRFPVAKLTQYWRHVTYLTSIRFPAGVRNGESAAKIYLCEQPVGSWAAMWPRMRHSSGVSY
- a CDS encoding ArnT family glycosyltransferase, whose translation is MSWRNMMPVGIVVAVAAVVHLAVATHYGWHTDEFYYVICGQHPAWGYFDHPPLVPLLARVAALGGLWGLRLLAIAIHLSCIVLAAQLAAEFGGRRVAQVITAAAVAASPLFMGAAMFFGTTVVDQLVWIAVLVLVTRALRIGTTLAWLPAGVVAGIGLEAKQTVVLLLIGIGVGLAIFRRDALRGWGPWAAGAVAAVLAAPNLIWNAAHGWPSLTFAHAMSVRMGGSVGSLSQMPLLVLLYAGPLLIVLWLIGIGWLASPAGADHRWALAVPVAVVVLVIISGGRCYYVGPVFAVLFAAGAMRIEAANPDRLPPGWAVALVGLFAGAAMLCLPMLPVTAADSLRKVNPIPLETYGWPAFVDEVAAAAASLPDDVPIFASDYGEASALRIFGPSAGINRPVVSGDSNYALWGPPPGDAATVLCVGRFPVRKLTQYWEHVTYLASIKIPGGVHNGLHGAHIYLCEQPRGSWAAMWPRMRHSSGVPY
- a CDS encoding phospho-sugar mutase; its protein translation is MTPKEWIAHDPDPVTAAELAACSPDELAARFAAPLRFGTAGLRGPVRGGPDAMNLAVVLRASWAVARVLAAHHRMGSTVVVGGDARHGSAQFSIATAEVLAGAGFSVLLLPEPCPTPVVAFAVRNTGAAAGIQITASHNPATDNGYKVYFDGGVQIVSPTDTEIEAAMAAAPPADTIARRPVTPAGDELIARYIGRAAAVRRHGGRVRVALTPLHGVGGKVAVEVLRAAGLADIHTVKTQFDPDPDFPTVTFPNPEEPGATDALLELAAEVDADVAIALDPDADRCAVGIVGPDGWRMLTGNETGWLLGDYLLSRLPAGRAAGAVVASSVVSSRMLVRIAQRYGAHHVETLTGFKWLARADDGLPGATLVFAYEEAIGYCVDPDAVRDKDGISAAVLVGDLIAALRDRGSSIPEALDELARRHGVHVTDAVSRRVASPAEAAAVMARLRTDPPEMLAGFAVTASDLLHRSGPVTDALEFTGEHDGNSVRVVVRPSGTEPKLKCYLEVARPPSDDLAAGRAEAQRVCAAVADAVRSW